From Brienomyrus brachyistius isolate T26 chromosome 21, BBRACH_0.4, whole genome shotgun sequence, the proteins below share one genomic window:
- the cmpk gene encoding UMP-CMP kinase isoform X3 has translation MRPLERAKSTQDKGLHLRESPLFSLPVGWIRRDVNGCLNCRISSLPRSNRVYGFISDYIRIVSRGRVSFVASRVSGVCFTFAGMSEGSASVLCQVSAAMKPQVVFVLGGPGAGKGTQCAKIVQNYNYTHLSAGDLLREERIREGSECGQLIDSYIKEGKIVPVEITITLLKQAMEKIMQQDQEKYNFLIDGFPRNESNLQGWNKDMEGKADVRFILFFDCSNEVCVSRCLERGKNSGRTDDNRESLEKRSLSVP, from the exons ATGCGCCCTCTAGAGCGTGCGAAATCGACGCAAGATAAAGGTCTACATTTGCGCGAGAGCCCGCTGTTCTCGCTACCTGTTGGTTGGATTCGTCGTGACGTAAACGGATGTTTAAACTGTCGCATTTCCTCGTTGCCACGCAGTAACCGGGTTTATGGGTTTATTTCAGACTATATCAGGATAGTGTCTCGGGGCCGGGTTTCATTTGTCGCGTCGCGCGTCTCTGGTGTCTGCTTTACGTTTGCTGGCATGTCAGAAGGCTCCGCTAGCGTCTTGTGTCAGGTCTCGGCAGCGATGAAACCGCAGGTGGTGTTCGTGTTGGGGGGTCCCGGAGCGGGGAAGGGCACTCAGTGTGCCAAAATCGTTCAG AATTACAACTACACCCACCTATCGGCCGGGGACCTTCTGCGGGAGGAGAGGATCCGTGAGGGGTCAGAGTGTGGCCAGCTGATCGATAGCTATATCAAGGAAGGCAAGATCGTACCCGTGGAGATCACCATCACCCTACTGAAGCAG GCTATGGAGAAGATCATGCAGCAAGACCAAGAGAAGTACAACTTCCTGATTGATGGCTTTCCCCGTAATGAGAGCAACCTACAGGGCTGGAACAAGGACATGGAGGGCAAGGCAGACGTCAGATTCATTCTGTTCTTTGACTGCAGCAATGAG GTGTGTGTCAGCAGGTGTTTGGAGCGTGGGAAGAACAGCGGGCGCACAGATGACAACAGGGAGAGTCTAGAAAAACG CAGCCTGTCTGTGCCATAG
- the slc35a3b gene encoding solute carrier family 35 member A3b isoform X1: MAVSEHPNSVTSEDPSPAPEKPCPPEMASPQLKYLSLGVLVLQTTSLVLTMRYSRTLPGDGPRYLASSAVVIAELLKIVTCVLLVFKDHSYSVRALNSVLTEEILKKRMDTLKLAIPSGIYTLQNNLLYVALSNLDAATYQVTYQLKILTTALFSVSMLGRRLSVYQWLSLLILMTGVALVQWPSESSSPDEKQLSAGSQLAGVMSVLVACFSSGFAGVYFEKILKESKQSVWVRNIQLGLFGLVFGLMGMFVYDGERVKESGMFQGYNKITWTVVALQALGGLVIAAVIKYADNILKGFATSLSIILSTVISYFWLEDFDPTSIFFLGTLLVIVATFLYGYEGGPSPNPSRA, encoded by the exons ATGGCTGTGAGTGAG CATCCCAACTCTGTGACGTCCGAGGACCCCTCCCCTGCTCCAGAGAAGCCCTGCCCTCCAGAGATGGCATCACCTCAGCTGAAGTACCTGTCCTTGGGGGTGCTGGTGCTGCAGACCACCTCGCTGGTGCTGACCATGCGCTACTCCCGCACTCTGCCTGGCGACGGACCACGATATCTGGCCTCCTCAGCTGTGGTGATTGCTGAACTGCTCAAAATAGTCACGTGTGTCTTGCTCGTCTTCAAGGACCACA GTTACAGCGTCAGGGCGTTGAATAGCGTGCTCACGGAAGAGATCTTGAAGAAGCGCATGGACACGCTGAAGCTGGCCATCCCTTCAGGCATCTACACCTTGCAGAACAACCTGCTGTATGTCGCTCTATCCAACCTGGATGCGGCCACCTACCAG GTGACGTATCAGCTGAAAATCCTGACAACCGCCCTGTTCTCGGTCTCCATGCTGGGCCGCCGACTGAGCGTGTACCAGTGGCTCTCGTTGCTTATCCTCATGACTGGGGTGGCCCTCGTGCAG TGGCCCTCGGAGTCCTCGTCCCCCGATGAGAAGCAGCTGTCCGCCGGCTCCCAGCTAGCTGGGGTCATGTCCGTACTGGTTGCCTGCTTCTCCAGTGGCTTTGCGGGCGTCTACTTCGAGAAGATCCTGAAGGAGAGCAAGCAGAGTGTCTGGGTCCGCAACATCCAGCTGG GGTTGTTTGGTTTGGTGTTTGGACTGATGGGGATGTTTGTTTACGATGGCGAGAGGGTGAAGGAGTCCGGAATGTTCCAGGGCTATAACAAGATCACCTGGACGGTCGTCGCGCTGCAG GCTCTAGGGGGGCTGGTAATTGCTGCTGTTATCAAGTATGCAGACAACATCCTGAAGGGCTTCGCCACGTCACTCTCCATCATCCTGTCCACTGTCATTTCATACTTCTGGTTGGAGGACTTTGATCCTACCAG CATCTTCTTCCTGGGCACCTTGCTGGTCATCGTTGCCACCTTCCTCTACGGTTATGAGGGAGGGCCATCGCCCAATCCAAGCCGTGCCTGA
- the slc35a3b gene encoding solute carrier family 35 member A3b isoform X2, with protein sequence MASPQLKYLSLGVLVLQTTSLVLTMRYSRTLPGDGPRYLASSAVVIAELLKIVTCVLLVFKDHSYSVRALNSVLTEEILKKRMDTLKLAIPSGIYTLQNNLLYVALSNLDAATYQVTYQLKILTTALFSVSMLGRRLSVYQWLSLLILMTGVALVQWPSESSSPDEKQLSAGSQLAGVMSVLVACFSSGFAGVYFEKILKESKQSVWVRNIQLGLFGLVFGLMGMFVYDGERVKESGMFQGYNKITWTVVALQALGGLVIAAVIKYADNILKGFATSLSIILSTVISYFWLEDFDPTSIFFLGTLLVIVATFLYGYEGGPSPNPSRA encoded by the exons ATGGCATCACCTCAGCTGAAGTACCTGTCCTTGGGGGTGCTGGTGCTGCAGACCACCTCGCTGGTGCTGACCATGCGCTACTCCCGCACTCTGCCTGGCGACGGACCACGATATCTGGCCTCCTCAGCTGTGGTGATTGCTGAACTGCTCAAAATAGTCACGTGTGTCTTGCTCGTCTTCAAGGACCACA GTTACAGCGTCAGGGCGTTGAATAGCGTGCTCACGGAAGAGATCTTGAAGAAGCGCATGGACACGCTGAAGCTGGCCATCCCTTCAGGCATCTACACCTTGCAGAACAACCTGCTGTATGTCGCTCTATCCAACCTGGATGCGGCCACCTACCAG GTGACGTATCAGCTGAAAATCCTGACAACCGCCCTGTTCTCGGTCTCCATGCTGGGCCGCCGACTGAGCGTGTACCAGTGGCTCTCGTTGCTTATCCTCATGACTGGGGTGGCCCTCGTGCAG TGGCCCTCGGAGTCCTCGTCCCCCGATGAGAAGCAGCTGTCCGCCGGCTCCCAGCTAGCTGGGGTCATGTCCGTACTGGTTGCCTGCTTCTCCAGTGGCTTTGCGGGCGTCTACTTCGAGAAGATCCTGAAGGAGAGCAAGCAGAGTGTCTGGGTCCGCAACATCCAGCTGG GGTTGTTTGGTTTGGTGTTTGGACTGATGGGGATGTTTGTTTACGATGGCGAGAGGGTGAAGGAGTCCGGAATGTTCCAGGGCTATAACAAGATCACCTGGACGGTCGTCGCGCTGCAG GCTCTAGGGGGGCTGGTAATTGCTGCTGTTATCAAGTATGCAGACAACATCCTGAAGGGCTTCGCCACGTCACTCTCCATCATCCTGTCCACTGTCATTTCATACTTCTGGTTGGAGGACTTTGATCCTACCAG CATCTTCTTCCTGGGCACCTTGCTGGTCATCGTTGCCACCTTCCTCTACGGTTATGAGGGAGGGCCATCGCCCAATCCAAGCCGTGCCTGA
- the LOC125716509 gene encoding neurogenic locus notch homolog protein 1-like has protein sequence MSHHSVIFWGKVLISIACCFPLSAAVQCLGDREPCENDATCIRNNNGTGYCSCLAGFRGDYCQHRDSCHPGNCRNGGNSTGNPGLSSIENDGCKAKPCQNNGVCSTDHTGKFFCECSKSSGYTGDTCSEDINECTLGPNPCERDGRCVNTEGSFTCNCTAGYGGQRCDEDLYQCVSLPCFNGATCMDQMGSFKCICMPGFTGVHCEQDVRSQDQDNSSSCPPEGSCQDMDDPCSSNPCHNGGICSRNSSATHGFTCICKPGSLVPDCAQVDGTMSPGSEINGHMLEQQSWHDCPAKLRCWELFSNKKCDHECNTAACLFDNFDCKPKNPCRYSKYCTDHYGNGFCDNGCNTEDCGWDGLDCADGSGPRLAGGTLVLVLQAPPEVLRLRLPGLLRELGMTLHTNLRVHRDANGDDMLLPDYGPGAQGKGSKVFLEIDNRQCAAQANSRCFSTAEQAAAFLTAVHWETPLDLPLVSIRSEQEEKKPPDQTNMLYLIALVVGPVLFILVVLVAKRKRKLTTLWLPEGFLINSQRRREPVGQDNMDLEDMKPGEYSPVNSDLNQRWLHGETRAKKIKVEDVSLLPADEAMPGPDLREWAPQHHRAADLTLTPPQAEMDSLDVNIRGPDGLTPLMLASVCHGGMVDSENLPEEAEGEEEDSEQEARPNIITDLVALGATLQAQTDGMGETALHLAARYARSDATKRLLDAGADANAQDRMGRTPLHAAVAADAQGVFQILIRNRATDLNARMDDGTTPLILAARLAVEGMVEQLAHCHADVNAVDVHGKSALHWAAAVNNVEAVLILVKNGANRDLQDLKEETPLFLAAREGSFDAARVLLDHCCSRDITDHLDQLPRDVACERMHHDIVQLLDHYNLAPGADRPLGRGLAPAPAVSGGGAQGKKGRRVGNSRTAGEEMKTKHRKKPCSGAGVSLGVARRAGANCPTVAERANGGSSPVNCLESPHTVTRVTAASPLLVTTPPVHMPLLPPVTHMLGQQQQAWKEQTKPNFRPHMCRLLEGQFDTPCPEQYSVDVPLAREPLLPVLAFQLPRGSTGSLLDQGHAEALSRPQQGAPRACFAQGQTFPQSVMMGVPQPLPHPLPYGHSPGEAPAPRLQHESPVDKYPTPPSQRSYATTGLEGSTPAPHPPHPTKHPYLTPSPESPDPWSSSSSPSPHSTSDWSDVTSSPVPRHANAPRGGPLPTRQPHPQEYSCSSMQGHP, from the exons TTGTCTGGCTGGCTTCCGGGGTGACTACTGCCAACACAGGGACTCCTGTCACCCGGGCAACTGCCGCAATGGGGGCAATTCCACCGGGAATCCAG GTCTGTCGAGCATTGAAAACGACGGCTGCAAGGCCAAGCCCTGCCAGAATAACGGGGTGTGTAGCACTGACCACACTGGCAAGTTCTTCTGCGAATGCTCAAAATCATCAGGCTACACCGGTGACACATGCAGTGAGGACATCAACGAGTGCACTCTCG GCCCGAACCCCTGTGAGCGCGATGGCCGCTGTGTAAACACTGAAGGCTCCTTCACCTGCAACTGCACCGCGGGCTACGGGGGCCAGCGCTGCGACGAGGACCTGTATCAGTGCGTCTCTTTACCTTGCTTTAATGGCGCCACCTGCATGGACCAGATGGGCAGCTTCAAATGCATCTGCATGCCAG GGTTCACGGGCGTGCACTGCGAGCAGGATGTCAGAAGCCAGgaccaggacaacagcagcagctgccCCCCAG AGGGGTCCTGCCAGGACATGGATGACCCCTGTTCATCTAACCCCTGCCACAATGGGGGCATCTGCTCCAGGAACTCCAGCGCAACGCACGGCTTCACCTGCATATGCAAACCC GGTTCCTTGGTCCCCGACTGTGCCCAGGTGGATGGTACCATGTCTCCGGGTAGCGAAATCAATGGCCACATGCTAGAACAACAGTCCTGGCATGACTGCCCCGCCAAGTTGCGTTGCTGGGAGCTGTTTAGCAATAAAAAATGCGACCACGAATGCAACACAGCCGCATGCCTGTTCGACAACTTTGATTGCAAGCCTAAGAACCCCTGCAG GTACAGCAAGTACTGCACCGATCACTATGGCAATGGCTTCTGCGACAATGGCTGCAACACAGAGGATTGTGGGTGGGACGGCCTGGACTGCGCTGATGGCAGCGGGCCGCGGCTGGCCGGCGGCACCCTGGTGCTGGTGCTACAGGCGCCACCAGAGGTGCTGCGGCTGCGTTTGCCGGGTCTCCTGCGAGAGCTGGGCATGACCCTGCACACCAACCTGCGCGTGCATCGCGACGCCAATGGGGACGACATGCTGCTGCCGGACTATGGCCCTGGAGCTCAGGGGAAGGG TTCCAAGGTGTTCCTGGAGATCGATAACCGCCAGTGTGCTGCCCAGGCCAACAGCAGATGTTTTTCCACCGCCGAGCAGGCTGCCGCATTCCTGACCGCGGTCCACTGGGAGACACCACTGGACTTACCGCTGGTGTCCATCAGGA GCGAGCAGGAGGAGAAGAAACCGCCCGATCAGACCAATATGCTGTACCTGATTGCCTTGGTAGTGGGACCGGTCCTGTTCATCCTGGTGGTGCTTGTTGCCAAGCGGAAGCGTAAACTCACCACTCTGTGGCTCCCTGAGGGCTTCCTGATCAACAGCCAACGGCGCCGGGAGCCTGTGGGCCAGGACAACATGGACCTGGA AGATATGAAGCCCGGAGAGTACAGCCCAGTGAATTCAGACCTGAACCAGCGATGGCTCCATGGGGAAACACGGGCCAAAAAGATAAAG GTGGAGGACGTCTCCCTGCTGCCGGCTGACGAGGCCATGCCGGGGCCTGACCTCCGAGAATGGGCCCCCCAGCACCACAGGGCTGCTGACCTCACACTCACACCCCCCCAGGCTGAGATGGACAGCCTGGACGTGAATATCCGAGGCCCAG ATGGTCTCACGCCATTGATGCTGGCCTCGGTGTGCCATGGGGGGATGGTGGACAGTGAGAACCTGCCGGAGGAGGccgagggggaggaggaggactcgGAGCAGGAGGCGAGGCCCAACATCATCACGGACTTGGTGGCCCTGGGTGCCACACTGCAGGCGCAGACAGACGGCATGGGGGAGACGGCGCTGCACCTGGCCGCACGCTACGCCCGCTCCGACGCCACCAAGCGGCTGCTGGATGCCGGGGCGGATGCCAATGCTCAGGACCGCATGGGCCGCACGCCGCTGCATGCCGCCGTGGCTGCTGACGCGCAGGGCGTCTTCCAG ATCCTGATTCGGAACCGGGCTACGGACCTGAACGCACGCATGGATGATGGCACCACACCCCTTATCCTGGCGGCACGACTGGCCGTGGAGGGCATGGTGGAACAACTGGCGCACTGCCACGCTGACGTCAATGCCGTGGACGTCCATg GCAAGTCAGCCCTCCACTGGGCAGCGGCAGTGAACAACGTGGAGGCCGTCCTGATTCTGGTGAAAAATGGTGCCAATCGAGACCTGCAGGACCTGAAG GAGGAGACCCCCTTGTTCCTGGCGGCTCGGGAGGGCAGCTTCGATGCGGCCCGTGTGCTGTTGGACCACTGCTGCAGCAGGGACATCACGGACCACCTGGATCAGCTTCCCCGCGACGTGGCTTGTGAGCGCATGCACCACGACATCGTGCAGCTGCTTGACCACTACAACCTGGCCCCAGGTGCCGACCGGCCCTTGGGACGCGGCTTGGCTCCTGCCCCAGCGGTCTCTGGTGGCGGCGCGCAGGGCAAGAAGGGCAGGCGGGTCGGCAACAGCAGAACGGCGGGGGAGGAGATGAAGaccaagcacagaaagaagccaTGTTCGGGGGCAGGAGTATCCCTAGGGGTGGCAAGAAGAGCAGGAGCTAATTGCCCCACAGTGGCAGAGAGGGCAAATGGGGGGAGCTCCCCTGTTAATTGCCTGGAGTCTCCACACACTGTGACCAGGGTCACAGCCGCCTCTCCGTTGTTGGTGACCACGCCCCCTGTGCACATGCCCCTCCTACCTCCTGTCACTCACATGCtggggcagcagcagcaggcttGGAAAGAGCAGACCAAGCCCAACTTCCGGCCACACATGTGCAGGCTGCTCGAGGGTCAGTTTGATACTCCCTGTCCAGAGCAGTACTCTGTGGACGTCCCTCTGGCCCGTGAGCCACTGCTGCCAGTCTTGGCCTTTCAGTTGCCTCGGGGGAGCACCGGCAGTCTGCTCGATCAGGGGCATGCCGAGGCTTTGTCCCGCCCCCAGCAGGGAGCTCCCCGTGCCTGTTTTGCACAGGGTCAGACATTTCCACAGTCTGTCATGATGGGAGTACCTCAGCCTCTCCCGCACCCCCTCCCCTATGGCCACAGCCCTGGGGAGGCACCGGCCCCTCGACTCCAACACGAGAGCCCCGTGGACAAGTACCCCACTCCTCCCTCTCAGCGGAGCTACGCCACAACTGGCCTGGAGGGGTCCACACCCGCCCCACATCCCCCCCATCCGACCAAGCACCCTTATCTCACACCCTCTCCAGAATCCCCTGACCCTtggtcctcctcttcctcgccctCTCCTCACTCGACTTCTGACTGGTCTGATGTCACCAGCAGCCCCGTTCCTCGCCACGCCAACGCCCCACGGGGTGGCCCCCTGCCAACCCGGCAGCCACACCCCCAGGAATattcctgcagcagcatgcaGGGACACCCTTAG
- the cmpk gene encoding UMP-CMP kinase isoform X2, whose product MRPLERAKSTQDKGLHLRESPLFSLPVGWIRRDVNGCLNCRISSLPRSNRVYGFISDYIRIVSRGRVSFVASRVSGVCFTFAGMSEGSASVLCQVSAAMKPQVVFVLGGPGAGKGTQCAKIVQNYNYTHLSAGDLLREERIREGSECGQLIDSYIKEGKIVPVEITITLLKQAMEKIMQQDQEKYNFLIDGFPRNESNLQGWNKDMEGKADVRFILFFDCSNEVCVSRCLERGKNSGRTDDNRESLEKRIQTYLTSTRPIINQYLKQRRVRTVDASRSVEEVFADVKRIFEMEG is encoded by the exons ATGCGCCCTCTAGAGCGTGCGAAATCGACGCAAGATAAAGGTCTACATTTGCGCGAGAGCCCGCTGTTCTCGCTACCTGTTGGTTGGATTCGTCGTGACGTAAACGGATGTTTAAACTGTCGCATTTCCTCGTTGCCACGCAGTAACCGGGTTTATGGGTTTATTTCAGACTATATCAGGATAGTGTCTCGGGGCCGGGTTTCATTTGTCGCGTCGCGCGTCTCTGGTGTCTGCTTTACGTTTGCTGGCATGTCAGAAGGCTCCGCTAGCGTCTTGTGTCAGGTCTCGGCAGCGATGAAACCGCAGGTGGTGTTCGTGTTGGGGGGTCCCGGAGCGGGGAAGGGCACTCAGTGTGCCAAAATCGTTCAG AATTACAACTACACCCACCTATCGGCCGGGGACCTTCTGCGGGAGGAGAGGATCCGTGAGGGGTCAGAGTGTGGCCAGCTGATCGATAGCTATATCAAGGAAGGCAAGATCGTACCCGTGGAGATCACCATCACCCTACTGAAGCAG GCTATGGAGAAGATCATGCAGCAAGACCAAGAGAAGTACAACTTCCTGATTGATGGCTTTCCCCGTAATGAGAGCAACCTACAGGGCTGGAACAAGGACATGGAGGGCAAGGCAGACGTCAGATTCATTCTGTTCTTTGACTGCAGCAATGAG GTGTGTGTCAGCAGGTGTTTGGAGCGTGGGAAGAACAGCGGGCGCACAGATGACAACAGGGAGAGTCTAGAAAAACG TATCCAGACGTACCTGACGTCTACGCGGCCAATCATTAACCAGTACTTAAAGCAGAGGAGGGTGCGAACGGTGGACGCTTCTCGCAGCGTGGAGGAG GTGTTCGCTGACGTGAAGAGAATCTTCGAAATGGAGGGGTAG
- the cmpk gene encoding UMP-CMP kinase isoform X1, whose translation MRPLERAKSTQDKGLHLRESPLFSLPVGWIRRDVNGCLNCRISSLPRSNRVYGFISDYIRIVSRGRVSFVASRVSGVCFTFAGMSEGSASVLCQVSAAMKPQVVFVLGGPGAGKGTQCAKIVQNYNYTHLSAGDLLREERIREGSECGQLIDSYIKEGKIVPVEITITLLKQAMEKIMQQDQEKYNFLIDGFPRNESNLQGWNKDMEGKADVRFILFFDCSNEVCVSRCLERGKNSGRTDDNRESLEKRIQTYLTSTRPIINQYLKQRRVRTVDASRSVEEASAAVPCESTTLQTAVDPEVFHLSSLRCSLT comes from the exons ATGCGCCCTCTAGAGCGTGCGAAATCGACGCAAGATAAAGGTCTACATTTGCGCGAGAGCCCGCTGTTCTCGCTACCTGTTGGTTGGATTCGTCGTGACGTAAACGGATGTTTAAACTGTCGCATTTCCTCGTTGCCACGCAGTAACCGGGTTTATGGGTTTATTTCAGACTATATCAGGATAGTGTCTCGGGGCCGGGTTTCATTTGTCGCGTCGCGCGTCTCTGGTGTCTGCTTTACGTTTGCTGGCATGTCAGAAGGCTCCGCTAGCGTCTTGTGTCAGGTCTCGGCAGCGATGAAACCGCAGGTGGTGTTCGTGTTGGGGGGTCCCGGAGCGGGGAAGGGCACTCAGTGTGCCAAAATCGTTCAG AATTACAACTACACCCACCTATCGGCCGGGGACCTTCTGCGGGAGGAGAGGATCCGTGAGGGGTCAGAGTGTGGCCAGCTGATCGATAGCTATATCAAGGAAGGCAAGATCGTACCCGTGGAGATCACCATCACCCTACTGAAGCAG GCTATGGAGAAGATCATGCAGCAAGACCAAGAGAAGTACAACTTCCTGATTGATGGCTTTCCCCGTAATGAGAGCAACCTACAGGGCTGGAACAAGGACATGGAGGGCAAGGCAGACGTCAGATTCATTCTGTTCTTTGACTGCAGCAATGAG GTGTGTGTCAGCAGGTGTTTGGAGCGTGGGAAGAACAGCGGGCGCACAGATGACAACAGGGAGAGTCTAGAAAAACG TATCCAGACGTACCTGACGTCTACGCGGCCAATCATTAACCAGTACTTAAAGCAGAGGAGGGTGCGAACGGTGGACGCTTCTCGCAGCGTGGAGGAGGCGAGTGCCGCCGTGCCTTGTGAATCCACGACTCTCCAAACCGCCGTCGATCCTGAAGTCTTCCATCTGTCCTCCCTCAGGTGTTCGCTGACGTGA